One region of Armigeres subalbatus isolate Guangzhou_Male chromosome 3, GZ_Asu_2, whole genome shotgun sequence genomic DNA includes:
- the LOC134222669 gene encoding uncharacterized protein LOC134222669 yields MKLQVLWKLQLDWDSPVPHEFGQDWLDFKTKLSGFEQLRIPRHVISPVFKRKELHGFSDASQMGYGACVYLRSIHSENQCTVRLLIAKSKVAPVNIKTIPRLELCAALLLSKLLGQVLENIDNTVSIFLWTDSTIVLNWISGIPQTWAPFVANRVAEIQELTVKATWNHVPSQDNPADFISRGMDLDELVACALWWHGPHWLSFATCPWPEKYIPKANINEERRQVVAWQAIEEDKEDLIYRYSNLGYLLRIGSWLRRFCDNCVRSKKKEPLATGFLSPEEIDRTLITLIRRVQQLHFKEEYRLLNSGQPVGHQSKLRFLHPEVVNGIIRVGGRLHNASISIDEKHPIVLPTKNRLTEMIARREHLKTLHAGPNLLLSTIRQRYWPLGGRNLVRRIVHSCMVCARAKPRTLEQLMGNLPSVRVNQAYPFENVGIDLAGPIYVRTMLRSSRITLLKAYIVVYVCMATKAVHLDLVMDLTTEAFIACLRRFTGRRGIPAHIYCDNRTIFVGAHQELKELRKLFIGQQHQEAVAKACADDSIHFHFIPRGRKHLAASGRPE; encoded by the coding sequence ATGAAGCTCCAAGTTCTTTGGAAACTACAACTCGATTGGGATTCACCCGTTCCTCATGAGTTTGGACAAGACTGGCTAGATTTTAAGACTAAACTGTCCGGCTTCGAACAACTCCGCATTCCTCGACACGTTATAAGTCCCGTCTTCAAAAGAAAAGAACTGCACGGCTTTAGCGATGCTTCTCAGATGGGATACGGAGCTTGCGTATATTTGCGTTCAATCCATAGTGAGAACCAGTGCACGGTTCGTTTGCTCATTGCAAAATCCAAGGTCGCTCCCGTCAATATCAAGACTATCCCTCGTCTAGAGTTGTGCGCAGCACTGCTCTTGTCGAAACTTCTGGGTCAGGTTCTGGAGAATATCGACAATACGGTTTCAATTTTCCTCTGGACGGATTCCACCATCGTTCTGAACTGGATTTCCGGAATACCTCAAACCTGGGCTCCATTCGTTGCGAACCGTGTGGCAGAAATACAGGAGCTGACTGTTAAAGCTACATGGAACCACGTACCATCACAAGACAATCCAGCTGACTTCATCTCTCGAGGAATGGATCTCGACGAACTTGTGGCATGTGCACTGTGGTGGCATGGACCACATTGGCTTAGTTTTGCAACGTGTCCGTGGCCGGAGAAATACATTCCCAAGGCGAACATCAACGAAGAAAGACGACAAGTAGTAGCTTGGCAGGCAATCGAAGAAGATAAAGAGGATTTAATCTACCGTTATTCCAATCTTGGTTATCTCCTCCGAATCGGTTCTTGGCTCCGCCGATTCTGCGACAACTGCGTTCGCAGCAAGAAGAAGGAACCACTAGCAACAGGATTCCTTTCTCCGGAAGAAATCGATCGTACGCTTATTACACTAATTCGTCGAGTTCAGCAGCTCCATTTCAAAGAAGAATACCGCCTGCTCAATTCAGGTCAACCGGTGGGTCATCAGTCGAAACTTCGCTTCCTTCATCCAGAAGTGGTGAACGGAATAATCAGAGTTGGAGGTCGTCTACACAACGCATCAATATCTATCGACGAGAAGCATCCCATCGTTCTACCGACCAAGAATCGATTAACTGAAATGATTGCAAGGAGGGAGCATCTTAAGACTCTCCACGCCGGTCCAAATTTGTTGCTGTCCACTATACGCCAACGATACTGGCCTCTTGGCGGCCGGAATTTAGTGCGTAGAATTGTCCACAGTTGTATGGTCTGTGCACGTGCGAAACCCAGAACTCTTGAGCAGTTGATGGGAAATCTACCGAGTGTAAGGGTCAATCAGGCGTATCCGTTCGAGAACGTTGGAATCGATCTCGCAGGCCCAATCTACGTTCGCACTATGTTACGAAGCTCCCGTATCACCTTATTGAAAGCATACATTGTCGTGTACGTCTGCATGGCAACAAAGGCAGTCCACCTGGACCTTGTCATGGATCTGACTACTGAAGCATTCATCGCCTGTCTTCGACGGTTCACCGGTCGTAGAGGGATTCCCGCACATATCTACTGTGACAACAGGACAATCTTTGTCGGGGCTCATCAAGAATTGAAGGAACTTCGAAAACTATTCATCGGACAACAGCATCAAGAAGCAGTAGCCAAGGCATGTGCAGATGATAGTATTCACTTCCATTTCATTCCGCGCGGTCGCAAACATTTGGCGGCATCTGGGAGGCCTGAGTGA